The Citrifermentans bemidjiense Bem genome window below encodes:
- a CDS encoding Arm DNA-binding domain-containing protein — protein MRMKKGNLAIETPAKETGAIKRRKGSKKLYVDFYYFGHRITRSTELDDTPANERKVRAFLNRITERIENGTFKFAEAFPGSSDQEKAYFTQKEGREYRPEPHQVLFGDYAKEWMLTIYPTFGSPTKRNDYKEALESRILPHFKNFTFYQLTSMELFKFTESLVRQKGKDKGKPLSTARKVNLLIPFRAIWNDACDHYRWVLKSPFDNLKKKLPKTEKKEHTVIRLHDWLKFLDNLEDHYRPIAEMMILTGMIPSELGGLKREDIEGDYINVRSSYVLGEEKKSLKTAFRKRQIFITQAIRERLQIILDRSSSPYVFIMEDGKRFNSSRFSKLWQKAVLTAGIPYVTSYSARHSFAAWSLIIGVNPLRLVNLMGHASKQMVYEVYGNYVEGLEDDAEEMLDYFGRDFVLPRKKKSPVPFRDSTGDSLGSSVLTTGTI, from the coding sequence ATGAGAATGAAGAAAGGCAATCTGGCCATCGAGACACCAGCCAAGGAAACCGGAGCCATCAAGAGGCGTAAAGGCTCTAAAAAGCTCTACGTCGATTTCTACTACTTCGGCCACCGGATCACCCGATCAACGGAACTTGACGACACCCCAGCCAATGAAAGGAAGGTTCGCGCCTTCCTCAACAGGATCACGGAGCGGATCGAGAACGGAACCTTCAAATTTGCCGAAGCGTTCCCCGGCTCCTCAGATCAGGAAAAGGCATATTTCACCCAAAAGGAAGGCAGGGAGTACCGACCTGAACCGCATCAGGTGTTATTCGGCGACTACGCCAAAGAGTGGATGCTGACCATTTACCCCACTTTCGGCTCACCGACCAAGCGGAACGATTACAAGGAAGCTCTTGAATCGCGTATCCTGCCCCACTTCAAGAACTTCACCTTTTACCAGCTCACCAGCATGGAGCTTTTCAAATTCACTGAGTCGCTGGTAAGGCAAAAAGGGAAGGACAAAGGGAAGCCGCTTTCAACGGCTCGAAAGGTTAATCTGCTGATACCCTTCCGGGCCATCTGGAACGATGCCTGCGATCATTACCGCTGGGTACTGAAAAGCCCCTTCGACAACCTGAAAAAGAAGCTGCCGAAGACTGAGAAGAAAGAGCACACCGTCATAAGGCTTCATGACTGGCTCAAGTTCCTTGATAACCTTGAAGACCATTACCGACCCATTGCGGAAATGATGATCCTTACCGGGATGATCCCTTCCGAGCTGGGAGGCCTGAAGCGGGAAGACATTGAAGGAGACTACATCAACGTCAGAAGCTCCTATGTCCTCGGGGAAGAAAAGAAGAGCCTCAAGACCGCTTTTAGGAAGAGGCAAATCTTCATCACCCAAGCCATCAGGGAACGGCTACAGATCATCCTTGACCGTTCCTCTTCCCCCTACGTCTTCATCATGGAGGACGGGAAGAGATTCAACAGCAGCCGCTTCAGCAAACTCTGGCAGAAGGCCGTATTAACGGCGGGAATACCGTATGTCACATCCTACTCTGCCCGTCACTCCTTCGCTGCCTGGAGCCTCATTATCGGCGTTAATCCGCTGAGGCTGGTAAACCTGATGGGACATGCCAGCAAACAGATGGTCTATGAGGTGTACGGGAATTACGTTGAAGGCCTGGAGGACGACGCGGAGGAAATGCTTGATTACTTCGGGCGCGACTTCGTGCTACCCCGGAAAAAGAAATCCCCGGTTCCGTTTAGGGACAGTACCGGGGACAGTCTTGGAAGTTCCGTTCTAACTACTGGAACCATTTAG
- a CDS encoding plasmid replication initiation factor — translation MSTLPPYQIPTSMAESVTRHAQNPPISESLFLSCGIDTLDLGLYVSWDTRWNSTKAGLEDKKSAAQQTTELLDQTDIGREFLHHPSGKAPNYRYQLHFPEYRVYIAISDKPGKSPNVYVTIKAETLWHVEFPTILELLEFDLDSFGGTIERIQPSRVDLCADFRINPPPTLQFIQQHRVSRSTMIRPYLSGETLETFYSGSPSSPVQIRIYDKGKEILKTNKQWFLPIWGVDTPEGVWRVEFQLRRTFLHQYRIKTIEDLWGKIGTIWEYLTAEWFSLRLPDNEKAERRTIHPWWLLVQECSERFGGMSEVRRTYTTDTVEPIQKTLAHICGRLVSIAAQEGIKDRMKAILHLEELIYQRMDEEKFRSEYKKKAIKLGYRGELGGAEYEG, via the coding sequence ATGTCGACGCTTCCACCTTACCAAATCCCAACTAGCATGGCAGAGTCTGTAACACGCCATGCGCAAAACCCACCTATATCAGAATCTCTCTTTCTCTCCTGCGGTATCGACACGCTCGACCTTGGGCTGTATGTCTCCTGGGACACCAGATGGAACTCCACAAAGGCAGGCCTTGAGGATAAAAAGTCTGCTGCACAACAGACGACCGAACTTCTCGACCAGACAGACATAGGAAGAGAATTTCTGCATCATCCGAGCGGCAAGGCTCCTAATTACCGCTATCAACTGCACTTCCCTGAATATCGCGTATACATCGCCATTTCCGACAAGCCCGGCAAATCCCCTAATGTCTATGTCACCATAAAGGCAGAAACCCTCTGGCACGTTGAGTTCCCTACAATACTTGAACTCTTGGAGTTCGACCTCGACAGCTTCGGCGGAACAATCGAGCGCATCCAACCTAGCAGGGTTGACTTGTGCGCGGACTTCAGAATCAATCCGCCACCCACATTGCAATTCATACAACAGCATCGGGTGTCGCGTAGCACCATGATACGCCCCTACCTGAGCGGCGAGACCCTGGAAACATTCTATTCTGGCTCGCCATCCTCACCGGTTCAAATCCGCATCTATGACAAGGGCAAGGAAATCCTGAAAACCAACAAACAATGGTTCCTTCCCATTTGGGGAGTAGATACGCCTGAAGGCGTTTGGCGAGTTGAATTCCAATTGCGGCGTACATTTCTCCACCAATACAGGATCAAGACCATAGAAGACCTGTGGGGCAAGATCGGGACCATATGGGAGTACCTGACTGCGGAATGGTTCTCATTGAGACTCCCCGACAACGAGAAGGCAGAACGGCGAACCATTCATCCCTGGTGGTTATTAGTCCAGGAATGCAGTGAGCGATTCGGGGGGATGAGCGAGGTAAGACGCACATACACCACTGACACGGTAGAGCCTATTCAGAAGACACTTGCTCATATCTGCGGACGGCTCGTTTCCATAGCTGCGCAAGAAGGCATTAAGGATAGGATGAAAGCCATTCTGCACCTGGAGGAACTTATCTACCAACGGATGGATGAAGAAAAATTCCGAAGCGAGTACAAGAAGAAGGCGATAAAGCTCGGTTATCGCGGTGAGTTGGGAGGGGCAGAATATGAGGGGTGA